The Solanum lycopersicum chromosome 6, SLM_r2.1 genome has a window encoding:
- the LOC101244293 gene encoding delta-1-pyrroline-5-carboxylate synthase-like isoform X1 encodes MDSADPARAFVKDVKRIIIKVGTAVVTRGDGRLALGRMGSLCEQIRELTSQGFEVILVTSGAVGVGRQRLRYRKLINSSFADLQKPQGDLDGKACAAVGQNGLMALYDTLFSQLDVTSAQLMVTDNDFRDPDFRRQLNETVNSLLCLKVVPIFNENDAISTRKAPYELSLQDSSGIFWDNDSLAALLALELKADLLVLLSDVEGLYTGPPTDPQSELIHTYVKEKHEGLITFGDKSRVGRGGMTAKVKAAVYAAYAGIPVVITSGFANNNIIKALDGQRVGTLFHREAIKWASIGDFDAREMAVSARECARRLQTLSSQERSKILLDIADALEAKEEEILAENEADVAAAQQAGYENALISRLAMKPGKISSLANSVRVLANMDEPVGRILKRTELADGIILEKTSSPLGVLLIIFESRPDALVQIASLAVRSGNGLLLKGGKEAKRSNAILHKVITSSIPPIVGERLIGLVTSREEIPELLKLDDVIDLVIPRGSNKLVSQIKAATKIPVLGHADGICHVFIDKSADLDMAKRIVLDAKTDYPAACNAMETLLVHEDLVQTGGLNDLILELQEKGVSLFGGPKASSVLNIPEANSFHHEYGALACTVEIVEDVNTAIEHIHRHGSAHTDSIITEDKEVAELFLRQVDSAAVLHNASTRFSDGFRFGLGAEVGISTSRIHARGPVGVEGLLTTRWLARGSGQVVDGDKEIVYTHKDLNLEA; translated from the exons ATGGATTCCGCTGATCCTGCTCGGGCATTTGTAAAGGATGTCAAACGAATCATTATTAAG GTTGGAACTGCCGTGGTTACCCGAGGTGATGGAAGATTAGCACTTGGAAGAATGGGATCACTGTGTGAGCAG ATTCGGGAACTTACCTCTCAAGGCTTTGAAGTTATTTTGGTCACCTCAGGTGCTGTTGGTGTTGGCCGTCAGCGCCTTCGATATAGGAAGCTTATTAATAGCAG CTTTGCGGACCTTCAAAAGCCTCAAGGTGATCTTGATGGCAAGGCTTGTGCCGCTGTAGGTCAGAATGGCCTCATGGCTCTGTATGATACGTTGTTCAGTCAG TTGGATGTAACCTCAGCTCAGCTTATGGTGACTGATAATGACTTTAGAGATCCAGATTTTAGGAGACAACTCAATGAAACTGTAAACTCATTGCTCTGTCTAAAAGTTGTACCTATATTTAATGAGAACGATGCTATCAGCACGCGGAAAGCTCCTTATGAG CTCTCCTTGCAGGATTCTTCTGGAATCTTTTGGGATAATGACAGTTTGGCAGCTCTATTGGCTTTGGAGCTAAAAGCTGATCTGCTTGTTTTGTTGAGTGATGTTGAAGGCCTTTACACTGGCCCTCCAACCGATCCACAATCAGAGCTAATTCATACATATGTTAAGGAGAAGCATGAGGGATTGATTACTTTTGGAGACAAGTCTAGAGTTGGAAGAGGTGGTATGACTGCCAAGGTAAAAGCTGCAGTTTATGCGGCTTATGCTGGCATTCCCGTTGTGATAACTAG TGGCTTTGCcaacaataatatcattaaAGCACTAGATGGACAACGTGTTGGCACTCTCTTTCATCGTGAAGCCATTAAATGGGCATCAATAGGAGATTTTGATGCTCGAGAGATGGCAGTTTCTGCGAGGGAATGTGCCAGGCGGCTTCAG ACCCTCTCTTCTCAAGAAAGGAGTAAAATTTTGCTAGATATAGCTGATGCACTGGaagcaaaagaagaagaaatcctGGCTGAAAATGAAGCTGATGTGGCTGCGGCTCAACAAGCTGGATATGAGAATGCTTTGATATCTCGGTTAGCTATGAAACCAGGAAAA ATTTCAAGTCTTGCAAACTCAGTCCGTGTGCTTGCTAACATGGATGAGCCAGTTGGCCGCATTTTAAAGAGGACGGAG CTTGCTGATGGAATCATATTGGAGAAAACATCATCTCCATTGGGTGTTCTCCTGATTATATTTGAGTCACGACCTGATGCACTGGTACAG ATAGCTTCTCTAGCAGTCCGAAGTGGGAATGGCCTTTTGTTGAAAGGAGGGAAGGAGGCTAAAAGATCGAATGCAATTTTACACAAG GTGATTACCTCATCCATTCCTCCAATTGTTGGTGAAAGACTTATTGGGTTAGTGACTTCTAGAGAAGAGATCCCTGAATTGCTTAAG CTTGATGATGTGATTGATCTTGTTATTCCAAGAGGTAGCAATAAACTTGTTTCTCAAATTAAAGCTGCAACAAAAATTCCTGTTCTTGGCCATGCTG ATGGTATTTGCCACGTTTTCATTGATAAGTCTGCTGACTTGGATATGGCCAAACGTATTGTGTTGGATGCAAAAACAGATTACCCAGCAGCCTGCAATGCAATG gaaACACTTCTCGTTCATGAGGATCTGGTGCAAACTGGAGGTCTTAATGACCTGATTCTGGAACTTCAGGAAAAAG GTGTATCTTTGTTTGGTGGACCTAAAGCAAGCTCAGTTCTTAATATTCCTGAAGCAAATTCCTTCCATCATGAATATGGTGCACTGGCTTGCACCGTGGAAATTGTTGAAGATGTGAATACTGCAATAGAGCACATACATCGTCATGGAAG TGCTCACACTGATAGCATCATTACTGAAGACAAAGAAGTTGCTGAACTGTTTTTACGTCAAGTTGACAG TGCTGCTGTACTTCATAATGCAAGCACAAGATTTAGTGATGGGTTCCGCTTTGGACTTGGTGCAGAG GTGGGGATTAGTACAAGTCGCATTCATGCTCGTGGTCCAGTTGGAGTTGAGGGATTGCTGACAACTAGATG GCTTGCAAGGGGATCTGGACAAGTTGTTGATGGTGATAAAGAAATTGTATACACTCACAAAGACCTTAATCTGGAGGCTTGA
- the LOC138349270 gene encoding uncharacterized protein, producing the protein MAIGGETSSDAARSENAQILRSTFDSFDPLFLQNLDIPGVNLAHCVLTGMENYILWSKSMLIALLGKNKIGLIDGTYKKDMYEGQMANQWERANAVVLSWIMSSVSRDLVNGIVYSSNAYKVWVDLKERFDKVNATKIYHISIGIATLIQVNKAYSLIIDEESQRAHLNMAAQISRPTTHYEDGEPSVVAAAAAMRHDQNSKQKGIMTSRYDSRYEVGESSGSTNGHTREKCYKLIGYPSNFKFTRNMDKDQNDVVFTNHEQSQNGRKMNVKDQGFTAEQFQKLLSLIDKEETLESLANMSGASNQMDLYTGKVKVIGKVKDGLSFYLPNHQYLPLQIVYKMFLLASHLNLLMSKTPSGIKGLGMHQFQLSIKFKRLPSKVLHGVSPYEKLHNAAPSLEHTRTMGCLCYVTEPNPSNKFSPRAIPIASMGYSSTQKGYKLYDLHSHLFFVSRDVHFRENLFPFQSSSTTPSIPQSSDMSSYFFDSDSAPSLSEPTSSNSSLSPISPPHISSSPIPSSIPITVSPKCLSRATIPPIWLSTYVQPHIHSRPFTSHSINSDVHYSHLSSEYQAFLSKFSPSIEPQHY; encoded by the exons ATGGCGATTGGGGGTGAAACATCTTCTGATGCTGCTAGATCGGAAAATGCTCAAATTTTGAGATCAACTTTTGATTCGTTCGATCCTTTATTCTTACAGAATTTAGATATTCCTGGTGTAAACTTGGCTCATTGTGTTCTTACTGGAATGGAAAATTATATTCTCTGGAGTAAATCAATGCTAATTGCATTGTTAGGGAAAAACAAAATTGGTCTCATTGATGGAACTTATAAGAAAGATATGTATGAAGGTCAGATGGCTAATCAGTGGGAGCGTGCAAATGCAGTTGTGCTTTCATGGATCATGAGCTCAGTTTCGAGGGATTTGGTTAATGGCATAGTATACTCATCAAATGCTTACAAGGTCTGGGTAGATCTCAAAGAACGATTCGATAAAGTAAATGCCACGAAGATCTATCATATTTCCATAGGTATTGCTACATTAATTCAAG TAAATAAAGCCTATTCATTAATCATTGATGAAGAGAGTCAAAGGGCTCATCTGAATATGGCTGCACAAATCTCACGTCCTACTACACATTATGAAGATGGTGAACCTTCAGTTGTTGCAGCAGCTGCTGCAATGCGACATGATCAAAATTCAAAACAGAAGGGAATTATGACTTCTCGATATGATTCTCGATATGAAGTTGGTGAATCATCGGGATCAACCAAT GGTCACACAAGAGAGAAGTGTTACAAATTGATTGGATACCCTTCAAATTTTAAGTTCACCAGGAATATGGATAAAGATCAGAATG ATGTAGTTTTCACCAATCATGAGCAGTCACAAAATGGCAGAAAAATGAATGTCAAGGATCAAGGATTCACAGCTGAACAATTTCAGAAACTCCTCAGTCTCATTGATAAGGAGGAGACACTTGAGAGTTTAGCAAATATGTCAG GGGCATCAAACCAAATG gaTCTTTACACTGGCAAGGTGAAGGTAATTGGTAAGGTCAAGGATGGGCTTTCATTCTATCTACCAAATCACCAATACCTGCCACTTCAAATAGTTTACAAAATGTTCTTGCTTGCTTCTCATCTCAATCTTCTAATGTCAAAAACTCCATCTGGCATCAAAGGCTTGGGCATGCACCAATTCCAGTTGTCAATCAAATTCAAACG ACTTCCCTCTAAGGTGTTACATGGTGTTTCACCTTATGAAAAACTCCATAATGCTGCTCCTAGTTTAGAACACACGAGGACAATGGGCTGCCTTTGCTATGTTACTGAACCTAATCCTTCTAACAAATTCTCACCTAGAGCAATCCCTATTGCTTCTATGGGGTACTCATCTACACAAAAGGGTTATAAACTCTATGATCTTCATTCTCATCTATTTTTTGTTAGTAGAGATGTTCATTTTCGAGaaaatctttttccttttcagtCATCATCCACCACACCATCTATTCCTCAATCTTCTGATATGTCTTCCTATTTTTTTGATTCTGATTCTGCTCCCAGTTTGTCTGAGCCTACTTCTTCTAATTCTTCCCTTTCTCCTATTTCACCACCTCATATTTCATCTTCTCCCAttccttcttctataccaatcACAGTGTCACCTAAATGTCTATCTCGAGCTACCATACCTCCAATTTGGTTGTCTACCTATGTTCAGCCTCACATACATTCTAGACCTTTTACTTCACACTCCATTAACAGTGACGTTCATTATTCTCATCTTAGTTCTGAATACCAAGCTTTCTTGTCTAAGTTTTCTCCTTCTATTGAACCTCAACATTATTAA
- the LOC101244293 gene encoding delta-1-pyrroline-5-carboxylate synthase-like isoform X2 yields the protein MDSADPARAFVKDVKRIIIKVGTAVVTRGDGRLALGRMGSLCEQIRELTSQGFEVILVTSGAVGVGRQRLRYRKLINSSFADLQKPQGDLDGKACAAVGQNGLMALYDTLFSQLDVTSAQLMVTDNDFRDPDFRRQLNETVNSLLCLKVVPIFNENDAISTRKAPYEDSSGIFWDNDSLAALLALELKADLLVLLSDVEGLYTGPPTDPQSELIHTYVKEKHEGLITFGDKSRVGRGGMTAKVKAAVYAAYAGIPVVITSGFANNNIIKALDGQRVGTLFHREAIKWASIGDFDAREMAVSARECARRLQTLSSQERSKILLDIADALEAKEEEILAENEADVAAAQQAGYENALISRLAMKPGKISSLANSVRVLANMDEPVGRILKRTELADGIILEKTSSPLGVLLIIFESRPDALVQIASLAVRSGNGLLLKGGKEAKRSNAILHKVITSSIPPIVGERLIGLVTSREEIPELLKLDDVIDLVIPRGSNKLVSQIKAATKIPVLGHADGICHVFIDKSADLDMAKRIVLDAKTDYPAACNAMETLLVHEDLVQTGGLNDLILELQEKGVSLFGGPKASSVLNIPEANSFHHEYGALACTVEIVEDVNTAIEHIHRHGSAHTDSIITEDKEVAELFLRQVDSAAVLHNASTRFSDGFRFGLGAEVGISTSRIHARGPVGVEGLLTTRWLARGSGQVVDGDKEIVYTHKDLNLEA from the exons ATGGATTCCGCTGATCCTGCTCGGGCATTTGTAAAGGATGTCAAACGAATCATTATTAAG GTTGGAACTGCCGTGGTTACCCGAGGTGATGGAAGATTAGCACTTGGAAGAATGGGATCACTGTGTGAGCAG ATTCGGGAACTTACCTCTCAAGGCTTTGAAGTTATTTTGGTCACCTCAGGTGCTGTTGGTGTTGGCCGTCAGCGCCTTCGATATAGGAAGCTTATTAATAGCAG CTTTGCGGACCTTCAAAAGCCTCAAGGTGATCTTGATGGCAAGGCTTGTGCCGCTGTAGGTCAGAATGGCCTCATGGCTCTGTATGATACGTTGTTCAGTCAG TTGGATGTAACCTCAGCTCAGCTTATGGTGACTGATAATGACTTTAGAGATCCAGATTTTAGGAGACAACTCAATGAAACTGTAAACTCATTGCTCTGTCTAAAAGTTGTACCTATATTTAATGAGAACGATGCTATCAGCACGCGGAAAGCTCCTTATGAG GATTCTTCTGGAATCTTTTGGGATAATGACAGTTTGGCAGCTCTATTGGCTTTGGAGCTAAAAGCTGATCTGCTTGTTTTGTTGAGTGATGTTGAAGGCCTTTACACTGGCCCTCCAACCGATCCACAATCAGAGCTAATTCATACATATGTTAAGGAGAAGCATGAGGGATTGATTACTTTTGGAGACAAGTCTAGAGTTGGAAGAGGTGGTATGACTGCCAAGGTAAAAGCTGCAGTTTATGCGGCTTATGCTGGCATTCCCGTTGTGATAACTAG TGGCTTTGCcaacaataatatcattaaAGCACTAGATGGACAACGTGTTGGCACTCTCTTTCATCGTGAAGCCATTAAATGGGCATCAATAGGAGATTTTGATGCTCGAGAGATGGCAGTTTCTGCGAGGGAATGTGCCAGGCGGCTTCAG ACCCTCTCTTCTCAAGAAAGGAGTAAAATTTTGCTAGATATAGCTGATGCACTGGaagcaaaagaagaagaaatcctGGCTGAAAATGAAGCTGATGTGGCTGCGGCTCAACAAGCTGGATATGAGAATGCTTTGATATCTCGGTTAGCTATGAAACCAGGAAAA ATTTCAAGTCTTGCAAACTCAGTCCGTGTGCTTGCTAACATGGATGAGCCAGTTGGCCGCATTTTAAAGAGGACGGAG CTTGCTGATGGAATCATATTGGAGAAAACATCATCTCCATTGGGTGTTCTCCTGATTATATTTGAGTCACGACCTGATGCACTGGTACAG ATAGCTTCTCTAGCAGTCCGAAGTGGGAATGGCCTTTTGTTGAAAGGAGGGAAGGAGGCTAAAAGATCGAATGCAATTTTACACAAG GTGATTACCTCATCCATTCCTCCAATTGTTGGTGAAAGACTTATTGGGTTAGTGACTTCTAGAGAAGAGATCCCTGAATTGCTTAAG CTTGATGATGTGATTGATCTTGTTATTCCAAGAGGTAGCAATAAACTTGTTTCTCAAATTAAAGCTGCAACAAAAATTCCTGTTCTTGGCCATGCTG ATGGTATTTGCCACGTTTTCATTGATAAGTCTGCTGACTTGGATATGGCCAAACGTATTGTGTTGGATGCAAAAACAGATTACCCAGCAGCCTGCAATGCAATG gaaACACTTCTCGTTCATGAGGATCTGGTGCAAACTGGAGGTCTTAATGACCTGATTCTGGAACTTCAGGAAAAAG GTGTATCTTTGTTTGGTGGACCTAAAGCAAGCTCAGTTCTTAATATTCCTGAAGCAAATTCCTTCCATCATGAATATGGTGCACTGGCTTGCACCGTGGAAATTGTTGAAGATGTGAATACTGCAATAGAGCACATACATCGTCATGGAAG TGCTCACACTGATAGCATCATTACTGAAGACAAAGAAGTTGCTGAACTGTTTTTACGTCAAGTTGACAG TGCTGCTGTACTTCATAATGCAAGCACAAGATTTAGTGATGGGTTCCGCTTTGGACTTGGTGCAGAG GTGGGGATTAGTACAAGTCGCATTCATGCTCGTGGTCCAGTTGGAGTTGAGGGATTGCTGACAACTAGATG GCTTGCAAGGGGATCTGGACAAGTTGTTGATGGTGATAAAGAAATTGTATACACTCACAAAGACCTTAATCTGGAGGCTTGA